Genomic DNA from Alicyclobacillus fastidiosus:
GCCGTACCGGTCAGGATGGCAAGTGGGAAGTTCCAAGGTGGAATGACGACACCCACGCCGAGTGGCAAATAAAACATCCGGTTATCTTCGCCGGGATACGGAGTGACCTCGGTGCCTTTCCCCAGCTTGATGGCCTGACGCGCGTAGAACTCAAGAAAGTCGATGGCTTCGCACACGTCGCCGTCCGCTTCAGCCCAGTTTTTCCCGGATTCATAAATCTGCCACGCCATCAGCTCCGCCTTGCGCTTGCGCATGATTTGAGCTGCTTTCATGAGATACATGGCGCGTTCTTCAAACGTCGTATGGCGCCAGGTCTTGAACGCGCGGGAAGCCGCTGCAATCGCTTGGTCGATGTGCTCGCGCGTCGCTTGGCTGACATAGCCGACAATCTCCTGATGGTTCGCAGGGTTTACTGACTTTAGCGCGTCTTTCGTCGCGATTTCTTTCCCGTCGATGTACAACGGATACGTCTTACCAAACTGTTCTTTTACCTCTGCGAGCGCTGTTTGCAACTGTTCCTTGTACGGAGCAGTCGTCCAATCAATCGGCGGCTCGTTGCGGTAAGGCATGAGCGTCAACTGACATACCTCCCTAAACTTTCTGCAATTTGCAAGATGGTTTCTAGGTAGTACATGATGGTGTCACTATGTTTCTGTTCTTCTCCGTTCTCTATCCTGCCAAAAGAACGTACAAGAATGCAAATCTGAATCGTCTGTCAGTGACAAGACTGTGTAAAATATAGATGATTCTGTCGAGGAGAGTGAGTTATGAACGCGCAAGCTTGGATTCAACAACTAGACCTGACACCGCACCCCGAGGGAGGACACTACAGAGAACTGTATCACTCCGGCATCTTTATGGAAGACCCTGCCGTTCAAGCGCAATATGGCGGTCTTCGCGAAACCGCCACATCCATCTACTTCCTACTCGAAACGACCGACGTTTCTCGTTTTCATCGCCTCAAGTCGGACGAGATCTGGTACTTCCACGCCGGTTCCCCGCTCACGGTGCACGTCATCTCTCCAGACGGAGCATACTCCACGCACAAAATCGGACTCGACGTCAACCAGGGGCAGTCACTGCAGGTTCTCATCCCACGGAACCACATTTTCGGTGCAACCGTGGATAACGACGAAGACGGTGCATATGCCGTGGTCAGTTGCATGGTGACGCCCGGCTTCGACTTTGCGGATTTCGAGCTATTTGAGCGCGAGGCACTCATGTCGAAATATCCTGAACACCGCGAGATCATTCAACGGTTGACGAAACCTTAATCGGCTTGTTCATGCGAACGTGGAGAATACCCGCGTCCAAAAACGGCGTATCGCTGATGGTTTCGTAGCCGAGCCGTTTGTAGAACCCTTCCGCGTGGCACTGTGCATCAAGAACCGCCACGCGGAAGCCGTCGCGAGCGGCCAGCTGCTCGACGGCGTCCATGACCACCCGGCCGTACCCGTACTTGCGATATGGCTGTAACACGGCGACGCGTTGAATCTTCGCCGTTCGCTCGTCGTATAGCTTGTACCGCGCTGTCGCGACAGCACGCCCTCCGTCGTCGACGACGAGCACGTGATGCCCAACGCCGATGGCGTCCTGGTCGTCGATTTCCTCGTCCTCCGAGACCCCCTGTTCATCCATGAACACAGCTCTGCGGATCGCTAAGCACATTTGTAGCTCATCCTCTGTTGTGACAAAGATCACTTTCACTATGTTGCCCTCCCTCCGAACGGAGTCACATCGTTAGAAATCGAAGTGAGCCTGCAGCTCGTCCTTCGCTAAACCAGCCCCGGTCAAAACCAACAGACGAATTCTCGCCTTTTGACCGTTGAGGCCATTCGAGAAAATACAACCGAGTTCACGCAGTTGCTTTCCTCCGCCAACGTAGCCGTACACGTCTTGAACATACCCGTTGTAGCAACGTGAGACCACGACTACCGGCGTTTTGCGCGCGCATAGCGTTTCGATGATCGGAACGACCGCAGGCGGCACGTTGCCGGCCCCAAACGCCTCGACGACCAGTCCGTCAATCGGCGCATCGAGCAGCCACTGGAGCCAAGCCGCCTCCTCGCCAGCTACCATCTTAACCAGGGGTATTTTCGGCACCACCTGTGCGTCCACAACAAATACAGTCGATCTCGACGGAGGCTGATGATACGTGACCGCCCTCGCCGTGACAAAGCCGATCGGCCCATAGGACGGCGACTGAAACGTGGATACGTTGCTCGTATGCGTTTTGGTGACGAAGCGGGCGGCGTGAATTTCGTCATTGAAGACGACGAGCGTCCCACGCCCGCGACTACGCGGGTCGACAGCCACGCGAACGGACTCGACGAGATTGACCGGACCGTCAGCACCTACCTCGTTGCTCGAGCGCATAGCGCCTGTCACGACGACCGGTTTATCGGAATCAATGGTGAGATCGAGATAATAAGCCGTCTCCTCCAGCGTGTCGGTGCCATGTGTGACGACGACGCCAAGGACGTCTTCCCGCGCCAGGTGGACGCGAATTTCTCCGGCAAGCTTCGCCATCATCTCCGGCGTCATGTGAGGGCTCGGCACTTGAAACAGGTCGACCATTTCGCTCTGTGCATATTGGCTAAGCAAACTGGCGAGGCGATGGATAGGCTGGTCCTCGCCGACCGACACCGCGTCTTTGCCCTCGTCGCGCTCCATTGCGATGGTTCCCCCTGTGTTCACCACCACGATACGATTTACGGAGTTTCCGGCTGTTTCCACTGTAGTCATCCCCTCATGCAGTAGCACACTTCACTCGTCCACCTAATCATACAAAACAGTACGGTTCGTAAACAGAAGATATCATCCACCATCGCTGGCTGCAAAGTATTCCGCGAAAGGACATCAGAGGAAATTTCGGGTCACGAAGAGTATAATGATTCCGTTGTGACTGTAGCGAAACGAGTGACGAAAATGAACTACATCGAACAGGGTACGAAGGAATACCGTCGGGTCAATCTCGCGCTTTTTCTGGGCGCGTTCGTGACTTTTGCAAACCTGTACGCGGTACAGCCGCTACTTCCAAGATTCACTGAAACATTTCACATTCAACCTGCCACCGCATCCTTGTCGCTGTCCCTCGCAACCGTGACGATGGCCATTGGCCAGTTGTTGGCTGGTTCGCTATCCGAGGCATGGGGGCGTCGCCCGATCATGTTGGCCTCGCTCATCTGCGTTTCTGCAGCCAGTCTCGCAAGCGCGTGCACGACCAACTTCGTTTGGTTTTTGCTATTGCGAACCGTCCAAGGCTTCGTCTTAGCGGGGATGCCTGCAGCCGCCATGGCGTATCTCGGGGAGGAAATTCACCCGAATCACCTTGGGCGCGCAATGGGCCTCTACATCAGTGGCAACTCCATCGGGGGTATGGTCGGTCGCATCATCGCTGGACTGATGGCGGGACTCTCTTGGCGCTATTCGATTCTGACCGTCGGATTGATCGGCGTCCTAATCACGTTTTGGTCCTGGCGAAACATCCCGGAGTCGCGCCACTTCTCGCCGCAGCCACTGCGGGTGCGCTCCCTCACTCGCACTCTGCTCTCGCACTTTCGGGACCCAGGGCTCCTCGTATTGTTCGCGATGGGGTTTGTCCTCATGGGCGGCTTTGTGACGTTTTACAACTACATGCCGTTTCGGCTTGAACGAGCGCCTTACCACCTTCCCCAATCCGTCATCGCGTGGCTGTTCCTCCTGTACATCGTCGGGACCTGGAGTTCCACCTGGATGGGCCAGCTCGCTGACAAATATGGTAGGCGCCGCATGCTGTGGGTGGCCGTCGGAATTTATGCACTCGGCGATCTCGCCACGGCCTGGACGCCACTCGCTCTACAAGTCTTGGGTATTGGCCTATTGACGTTTGGCTTCTTCGGCGGACACGCGCTCGCGAGCAGTTGGGTTGGGCGCAGGGCGCGCAGGGACAGAGCGCAAGCCTCGTCTCTCTACCTCTTTTTTTACTACATGGGCTCCAGTGTCGGCGGGTCGCTCGGAGGCATCTTTTATTCGTCCTGCGGCTGGCAGGGGGTCGCATGGTTCGTCGGTGTTTTTACCATTCTAGGATTCGTCGGGACGTGGCTTCTCGCACGAATGCAAAATGTCCAAATGGACAGCAAAGGGGGCGTCAGTAAATGAATCGAAACGAGGCGTTGACAAGCGCCGCAACACCCACCACACACGTCAGAAATCGAAATCTGTTTTTGATCACCATCGCCCTCGGGGTGTTGTTAAACCCTTTGAACTCCTCGATGATTTCAGTCGCCATGGCGCGCTTTCAGGGCGTGTTTCACACCAACTTCGACACGGTGTCGTGGCTCATTTCGTCATACTATTTGGCGAGCGCCATCGCGCAGCCAATTATGGGCAAGCTCGCAGATATGCTGGGCAGAAAGCGCCTGTTTCTCATCGGTTTGGTACTCGTGGCCGGATCTTGTGCGCTGGCGCCGTTCTCCCCATCATTCACCTGGCTGATCGTATTTCGCCTCATTCAATCGTTGGGCAGCGGAGCGGTTTATCCAGCTGGCATGGGCATCGTAAGAAATGTCATCACTGAACGTCAGTCGCAGTCACTCGCGTTTCTCGCCGTCTTCTCCTCCGGAGCCGCGGCGTTTGGTCCGTCGCTTGGCGGCGTAATCATGCAGTACACCGATTGGCCAGGCATTTTCTGGATCAACTTTCCAATCATCGTGGCGGGCTTTTTGCTGGCCATCTTGATTTTACCTTCCGACAAGGTGACCCAGAGCACGAGTCAGCATACGTCAGTGCGCCAGGTGGTCCAGCAGATGGACGTGCCAGGTATCGTCTTGTTCGCCATAGGCATTGTAACGGCTTTACTGTTCCTCCTATCCCTGACTGGGCACACTTTGTGGTGGCCACTCCCGATCGCCATCATCGCATTCGGATTGTTCGCGTGGCGAGAGCGAAAAGCACAGACGCCGTTTTTGAGCTTCACCCTGTTTCGCACGAATCGGGCGCTCACATGGGTGCTGATTCAGTTTACGGTCGTCAATGTCGTCTTTTACTCCGTGTTTTTCGGGATGCCGACCTATTTGCAGGAGGCGCGGCACTTCGATACGCAACAGGCCGGTTTGCTGATGTTGTGCATCGCGGGCTTCAGCGTCATCACGTCGCCGATCACCGGGCGCTGGGTCGCCACATCAGGATCGCGGCCGCCGCTCATTCTGGCAGGCGTATTCATGACTGTCGGCAGTGCGCTGTACGTTTCGCTGCACAGCCAAAGCCCCGTCTGGTGGCTTGTCATCGTCCTCTCCGTATTGGGCCTAAGCAACGGGTTCAACAACGTTGGGCTCCAGACCGCGCTGTTCCAGGTGAGTCCGAAAGAGGTCATCAGTACAGCCTCTGGACTGTTTCAAATGGCGCGTTACATGGGCACCATCCTCTCGACCGTGTTACTCGGGCTCTTGTTCGGGCAACATTTATCGACGGAACAAATTCACATTCTCGGCGTCATTCTCGCCGTGCTTGGCGCGTGTGTCATCCTCATGAGCGCGCGGATTCCAAAAAACGCGTGAGCTTTGTCACATCGCGGCGGATCGGACAAGAGACTGCACCGAGATAGATGAGGGGAAGTTGCGATATGATCGTCCGGTTCGGATTTGTCGCCATGGCTTTGGACCTACAAAACGCATCGCCGTCCAAGGCTATGACGCTGACCGCGTTTCAAAAGATCGATGACAGGGAAGGAGCGCTCCTGCGCGTCACCCGAATTGCACGAGAAAATCTGGCGAACACCCTGCGCATTCTCAAGTACGCCTATTACGAGGGAATTCATCTATACCGATTCTCATCGAAGCTCATCCCCTTATACGGGCACGAAGTGACGCAATCATTGGACTTTATGGACGTCTTGCGAGAGCCGCTCGAAGCCATTGGCACGTACGTTCAAGAGCGAGATCTACGGGTGAGTTTCCATCCGGATCACTTCACAGTGTTGAACAGTCCGAAGACGGATGTCTTCGAAAACGCCGTGCGAGACTTGGAACGCCATGTAGATCTCCTCGAGACCATGGGCCTCACACCTACCTCCAAACTGAACATTCACGTCGGCGGTGCATACGGGGACAAGACTGGCGCCATAGGGCGGCTCGTTGACCGTTGGGAAAAGGTGCCGCATCGCGTGAAGCGACATCTGATCTTTGAAAACGACGACAAGACTTACACTGCGAACGACACGCTCCAAGTCTGCCAAACGCTGGGTGTTCCAATGACGCTAGACGTGCATCACCATCACTGCAACCACGGCGAAAACGAAGATTTGGCTCCGCTCCTTCCCTCCATCTTTCAAACTTGGCAAGGGACCGGCCTCGTACCGAAGGTGCATCTATCATCGCCGAAGAACGATAAAGAGTTCCGCGCTCATGCTGATTTTGTCGACGTGGGCACGGTGTGCCGCTTTCTCGACGCAGTGCGGGAGCTCGACGCGGATATCGACATCATGATTGAGGCGAAGAAAAAGGACCAGGCCTTGAAGCACCTGATGCACGAGCTGAGACAAGTCGCTGGAGTCACGGTTCTCGACGGGGGGACAATTCGTTATCAGCCATAGTTTTCGGCGGTTGCACATGCGCCACGGAATCCCGAAAAACCACGTCGCCCGACAGGAGGAGTTTTTCCCTTTTCGCATCTGGGGCCTCCACCCTGCGCAGCAACATGTCAACCGCACGACTTCCCATCGCTTCCTTGTCCACGTGGACCGTCGTCAGTGCAGGGGCGACTTGGAATACGTCATCGATATCGTCAAACCCTGTGACAGATACGTCTTCTGGCACGCGAATGCCAAGCGATGTCAACGCGCGAATTGCGTTGATGGCAATCGAGTCGTTCGCACAGACGAGAGCGCTAGGCAGTCGTCCAGCCACACGCATGCTTTCCACTTCTTGTGCGATGCGATCCTGTTGCTGCTCTGGGCTCATGCCCTGCTCCCGCAGGAACGATTCATTTTGATCCACCGGAATCCCATTCTTCTCGAGCGCTGTTCGAAATGCGAGCCACCGCTCAAAAAAGCTCTCCGCAAACGAGATATCCCCGATGAACTGCAACCGCCTGTGACCGACACCAATCAGGTAGTTCGTCAACCGGCTCGAGGCGTCAAAGTTGTTGATGAACAAGCTATCGCAAGGTACGGTGTCGTCTTCATGATCGACGAGAATGCAAGGAATCCCGAGTTTGCGAACTTCCAGCAAGACGGGATTGGCCACGTGCCCGACGCCAATGATGCCTAAAAGCCCACTCGGGTTAAGCACGCCAAGAAAATGTTCTGGCGAATGCTCCGTGACGATCATCATGTTGAGTTCTTGATGCTTCAGAGCTTCGATCATACCGTCCACAATACGACCCCAATAGCTTGAGGCGCGGTTCTGCATGCGTACATTTTGCAACAAGATGAGCACTGTGTTCGCCTTTCGCCCATCACCAGCAGCTGGGCGCCGAGCCCCCGCAGCGACTTGAGGCTGGATAAAGTAGCCAAGCTGCGTGGCTATCTTGACGATTTTATCTCGCGTCTCTTGGCTCACGCCACTCTGCCCCGATAAAGCCTTCGAGACGGCATATTTGGAAACCCCTGCCTGATCGGCAATCTGTTGCATCGTTACCTTTTTCGACACAAAAACCACTCCAACGATTAGCCTAACAACGCTTCTACCACGCTTCAAGTCTACAATATATCCGGTGATAAATACACGATTGGCTCCACGCTATTCAAGCCAAATCACCTAATTTTTTTATTTTGTTAGCTTATAAATCAACATAGTTATGCTAACATAATGAGTGAAATTACGGATTGAGGGTGACCGCGTGCAAACAGATACTTCAGAACGCAATGTCCGTCAGGAACTGTTCGATGAGGGGAGACGGATCCTTCACTTCTGGCG
This window encodes:
- a CDS encoding cupin domain-containing protein; protein product: MNAQAWIQQLDLTPHPEGGHYRELYHSGIFMEDPAVQAQYGGLRETATSIYFLLETTDVSRFHRLKSDEIWYFHAGSPLTVHVISPDGAYSTHKIGLDVNQGQSLQVLIPRNHIFGATVDNDEDGAYAVVSCMVTPGFDFADFELFEREALMSKYPEHREIIQRLTKP
- a CDS encoding GNAT family N-acetyltransferase — translated: MCLAIRRAVFMDEQGVSEDEEIDDQDAIGVGHHVLVVDDGGRAVATARYKLYDERTAKIQRVAVLQPYRKYGYGRVVMDAVEQLAARDGFRVAVLDAQCHAEGFYKRLGYETISDTPFLDAGILHVRMNKPIKVSSTVE
- a CDS encoding asparaginase, which produces METAGNSVNRIVVVNTGGTIAMERDEGKDAVSVGEDQPIHRLASLLSQYAQSEMVDLFQVPSPHMTPEMMAKLAGEIRVHLAREDVLGVVVTHGTDTLEETAYYLDLTIDSDKPVVVTGAMRSSNEVGADGPVNLVESVRVAVDPRSRGRGTLVVFNDEIHAARFVTKTHTSNVSTFQSPSYGPIGFVTARAVTYHQPPSRSTVFVVDAQVVPKIPLVKMVAGEEAAWLQWLLDAPIDGLVVEAFGAGNVPPAVVPIIETLCARKTPVVVVSRCYNGYVQDVYGYVGGGKQLRELGCIFSNGLNGQKARIRLLVLTGAGLAKDELQAHFDF
- a CDS encoding MFS transporter codes for the protein MNYIEQGTKEYRRVNLALFLGAFVTFANLYAVQPLLPRFTETFHIQPATASLSLSLATVTMAIGQLLAGSLSEAWGRRPIMLASLICVSAASLASACTTNFVWFLLLRTVQGFVLAGMPAAAMAYLGEEIHPNHLGRAMGLYISGNSIGGMVGRIIAGLMAGLSWRYSILTVGLIGVLITFWSWRNIPESRHFSPQPLRVRSLTRTLLSHFRDPGLLVLFAMGFVLMGGFVTFYNYMPFRLERAPYHLPQSVIAWLFLLYIVGTWSSTWMGQLADKYGRRRMLWVAVGIYALGDLATAWTPLALQVLGIGLLTFGFFGGHALASSWVGRRARRDRAQASSLYLFFYYMGSSVGGSLGGIFYSSCGWQGVAWFVGVFTILGFVGTWLLARMQNVQMDSKGGVSK
- a CDS encoding MFS transporter encodes the protein MNRNEALTSAATPTTHVRNRNLFLITIALGVLLNPLNSSMISVAMARFQGVFHTNFDTVSWLISSYYLASAIAQPIMGKLADMLGRKRLFLIGLVLVAGSCALAPFSPSFTWLIVFRLIQSLGSGAVYPAGMGIVRNVITERQSQSLAFLAVFSSGAAAFGPSLGGVIMQYTDWPGIFWINFPIIVAGFLLAILILPSDKVTQSTSQHTSVRQVVQQMDVPGIVLFAIGIVTALLFLLSLTGHTLWWPLPIAIIAFGLFAWRERKAQTPFLSFTLFRTNRALTWVLIQFTVVNVVFYSVFFGMPTYLQEARHFDTQQAGLLMLCIAGFSVITSPITGRWVATSGSRPPLILAGVFMTVGSALYVSLHSQSPVWWLVIVLSVLGLSNGFNNVGLQTALFQVSPKEVISTASGLFQMARYMGTILSTVLLGLLFGQHLSTEQIHILGVILAVLGACVILMSARIPKNA
- the uvsE gene encoding UV DNA damage repair endonuclease UvsE — translated: MIVRFGFVAMALDLQNASPSKAMTLTAFQKIDDREGALLRVTRIARENLANTLRILKYAYYEGIHLYRFSSKLIPLYGHEVTQSLDFMDVLREPLEAIGTYVQERDLRVSFHPDHFTVLNSPKTDVFENAVRDLERHVDLLETMGLTPTSKLNIHVGGAYGDKTGAIGRLVDRWEKVPHRVKRHLIFENDDKTYTANDTLQVCQTLGVPMTLDVHHHHCNHGENEDLAPLLPSIFQTWQGTGLVPKVHLSSPKNDKEFRAHADFVDVGTVCRFLDAVRELDADIDIMIEAKKKDQALKHLMHELRQVAGVTVLDGGTIRYQP
- a CDS encoding LacI family DNA-binding transcriptional regulator: MSKKVTMQQIADQAGVSKYAVSKALSGQSGVSQETRDKIVKIATQLGYFIQPQVAAGARRPAAGDGRKANTVLILLQNVRMQNRASSYWGRIVDGMIEALKHQELNMMIVTEHSPEHFLGVLNPSGLLGIIGVGHVANPVLLEVRKLGIPCILVDHEDDTVPCDSLFINNFDASSRLTNYLIGVGHRRLQFIGDISFAESFFERWLAFRTALEKNGIPVDQNESFLREQGMSPEQQQDRIAQEVESMRVAGRLPSALVCANDSIAINAIRALTSLGIRVPEDVSVTGFDDIDDVFQVAPALTTVHVDKEAMGSRAVDMLLRRVEAPDAKREKLLLSGDVVFRDSVAHVQPPKTMADNELSPRREP